Proteins from a single region of Haloarcula laminariae:
- the dapA gene encoding 4-hydroxy-tetrahydrodipicolinate synthase: MTAIDFHGVYPAMCTPFHDDDERSIDFETLREDARRLEAAGVDGLVPAGSTGESATMTHDEHIEVVEAVIDAVDDVPVIAGTGSNNTREALSLSRRAADAGADALLLISPYYNKPEQRGLVEHFRTIADAVDCPQIVYNVPSRTGQNIEPDTAVELASHENIQAYKAASGDMNQISEIIERTRDEEFAMLSGDDGMTVPMISIGGAGCISVAANVEPERTCAMIGAALAEDYERARAIHHELGPLFRQLFVETNPIPVKEAMRIRGYGPARLRSPLSRLDDEYLDDLRDVLATLETEDLEDAYAEIER; encoded by the coding sequence ATGACAGCAATCGACTTCCACGGCGTCTACCCCGCGATGTGTACGCCGTTCCACGACGACGACGAGCGCAGTATCGACTTCGAGACACTCCGCGAAGACGCCCGGCGGCTCGAAGCCGCCGGCGTCGACGGGCTCGTTCCGGCCGGCTCCACCGGCGAGTCGGCGACGATGACCCACGACGAACACATCGAGGTCGTCGAGGCGGTCATCGACGCCGTCGACGACGTCCCCGTCATCGCCGGCACCGGCTCCAACAACACCCGCGAGGCCCTCTCGCTCTCCCGGCGGGCCGCCGACGCCGGCGCGGACGCGCTGCTTCTCATCTCGCCGTACTACAACAAGCCCGAACAGCGCGGGCTGGTAGAGCACTTCCGGACCATCGCCGACGCCGTCGACTGCCCGCAGATCGTCTACAACGTCCCCTCGCGGACGGGCCAGAACATCGAGCCCGACACCGCCGTCGAACTGGCGAGTCACGAGAACATCCAGGCGTACAAGGCCGCGAGCGGCGACATGAACCAGATTTCGGAGATAATCGAGCGCACGCGCGACGAGGAGTTCGCGATGCTGTCGGGCGACGACGGGATGACCGTCCCGATGATCTCGATCGGGGGGGCGGGCTGTATCTCCGTCGCGGCGAACGTCGAGCCCGAGCGGACCTGTGCGATGATCGGCGCGGCGCTGGCCGAGGACTACGAGCGAGCGCGGGCCATCCATCACGAACTGGGGCCGCTCTTCCGTCAGCTGTTCGTCGAGACCAACCCCATCCCGGTCAAGGAAGCCATGCGGATTCGCGGGTACGGCCCGGCCCGCCTGCGCTCGCCGCTCTCGCGGCTCGATGACGAGTACCTCGACGACCTGCGTGACGTGCTGGCCACCCTCGAAACGGAGGACTTAGAGGACGCCTACGCGGAGATAGAGCGATGA
- a CDS encoding NYN domain-containing protein, whose amino-acid sequence MTVSHSGQRVAILADAQNLYHTARSLYSRNIDYSELLDAAVDGRELTRAIAYVIRADSPEEETFFEALTDIGFETRIKDIKTFQDGSQKADWDVGMSLDAVTLAKHNDAIVLCTGDGDFARVCRYVRHEGCRIEAMGFEESSSEDLKSAVDGFVDLSSDPDKYLL is encoded by the coding sequence ATGACTGTCTCACATTCGGGACAACGCGTGGCCATTCTGGCCGACGCCCAGAATCTCTATCACACGGCCCGGAGTCTCTACTCGCGCAACATCGACTACTCGGAACTGCTCGATGCGGCCGTCGACGGCCGCGAACTCACCCGCGCTATCGCCTACGTTATCCGCGCCGACTCACCGGAGGAGGAGACCTTCTTCGAGGCGCTGACCGACATCGGCTTCGAGACCCGCATCAAGGACATCAAGACGTTCCAGGACGGCTCCCAGAAGGCCGACTGGGACGTGGGGATGAGCCTCGACGCGGTCACGCTGGCGAAACACAACGACGCCATCGTCCTCTGTACCGGCGACGGCGACTTCGCCCGCGTCTGTCGGTACGTCCGTCACGAGGGGTGTCGAATCGAGGCGATGGGATTCGAGGAGTCCTCCTCGGAGGACCTCAAGTCCGCCGTCGACGGCTTCGTCGACCTCAGTAGCGACCCCGACAAATACCTGCTGTAG
- a CDS encoding PUA domain-containing protein → MSDSEFRGLRRGADYQFGRGAGAALFPTESAVEITHTSSGRPRQVHADDGRVATYATDGRFVLGLAGGRRLLDSFAAPAHRVVVGDESEPFVREGRNAFAKFVQRADPDIRPGDETLVVHEDGDLLAVGRAELPGEGMADFETGMAVKVRQGADS, encoded by the coding sequence ATGAGCGACAGCGAGTTCCGCGGCCTCCGTCGGGGGGCCGACTACCAGTTCGGCCGCGGCGCCGGCGCGGCGCTGTTCCCGACCGAGTCCGCCGTCGAAATCACCCACACCAGTTCGGGACGGCCCCGCCAGGTCCACGCCGACGACGGCCGCGTCGCCACCTACGCCACCGACGGGCGGTTCGTCCTCGGGCTGGCCGGCGGTCGTCGCCTGCTGGACTCGTTCGCCGCTCCCGCCCACCGCGTCGTCGTGGGCGACGAGAGCGAGCCGTTCGTCCGCGAGGGCCGCAACGCCTTCGCGAAGTTCGTGCAACGGGCGGACCCGGACATCCGGCCCGGCGACGAGACGCTCGTCGTCCACGAGGACGGCGACCTGCTCGCGGTCGGGCGCGCGGAGCTGCCCGGCGAGGGGATGGCCGACTTCGAGACCGGGATGGCCGTGAAAGTTCGGCAGGGCGCCGATAGCTGA
- a CDS encoding ArsR/SmtB family transcription factor: protein MGTSTHDEKTGPAEPSDLLPERSVLTFEEYMAMQRAVGNETRFRVLYRLKRDGSMSAKELREALDLPGNTLHHHLDTLVDVGLVENRKRNEPTSEGLYSYYRATALGEALLDHGVEELLRREQTFADAYA, encoded by the coding sequence ATGGGGACCAGCACGCACGACGAGAAGACCGGACCCGCGGAGCCGTCGGACCTCCTCCCGGAGCGGAGCGTCCTCACCTTCGAGGAGTACATGGCGATGCAGCGGGCCGTCGGCAACGAGACCCGGTTTCGGGTCCTCTACCGGCTCAAGCGCGACGGGTCGATGAGCGCAAAGGAGCTACGGGAGGCGCTTGACCTGCCCGGGAACACGCTCCACCACCACCTCGATACGCTGGTCGACGTGGGCCTCGTCGAGAACCGCAAGCGCAACGAGCCGACGAGCGAGGGGCTGTACTCGTACTACCGAGCGACGGCGCTCGGTGAGGCGCTGCTCGACCACGGCGTCGAGGAACTGCTCCGGCGCGAGCAGACGTTCGCGGACGCCTACGCGTAG
- a CDS encoding DUF7509 family protein: protein MRTRIKSSLGSVPYGDFLVYLMGPYTTFDVADLVPDGVDPADVSLPAASADGDDLDAMMGTLRSIQGSLRTDPGVNAFLAVDPGIPLDEMDAASQSIAFARASNATLFVVPAMGDKLGVGMEVGSVLEELDDEGRERVMFAHEDAVSSAMIRAISQRWDARVVSYGDETELLDEIRQFVADLMNRELYGDLPRKTTE from the coding sequence ATGCGCACCCGCATCAAGTCCTCGCTCGGGTCCGTTCCCTACGGCGATTTCCTCGTCTACCTGATGGGGCCGTACACCACGTTCGACGTGGCCGACCTCGTGCCCGACGGCGTCGACCCCGCCGACGTCTCGCTCCCCGCGGCGTCGGCCGACGGGGACGACCTCGACGCGATGATGGGGACGCTGCGCTCGATACAGGGGTCGCTGCGAACCGACCCCGGCGTCAACGCCTTCCTCGCGGTAGACCCCGGGATACCCCTCGACGAGATGGACGCCGCGAGCCAGAGCATCGCCTTCGCCCGCGCGAGCAACGCGACGCTCTTTGTCGTCCCCGCGATGGGTGACAAGCTGGGGGTCGGGATGGAAGTGGGGTCGGTACTGGAGGAGCTGGACGACGAGGGCCGCGAGCGGGTCATGTTCGCCCACGAGGATGCCGTCTCCAGTGCGATGATACGGGCGATTAGTCAGCGCTGGGACGCTCGCGTCGTCAGCTACGGGGACGAGACCGAACTGCTGGACGAAATCAGGCAGTTCGTCGCCGACCTGATGAACCGCGAGCTGTACGGCGACCTCCCCAGGAAGACCACCGAGTGA
- a CDS encoding nascent polypeptide-associated complex protein, whose amino-acid sequence MFGGGGGMNPRKMKQMMEQMGIDMEDIDAEEVIIRTPDEELVFTDAEVQLMEAQGQKTYQVVGDPESRERGDGTPAVEAESSGDSDADSGVDEDDVELVAMRTGVDEDTAREALVANDGDLADAVDELE is encoded by the coding sequence ATGTTCGGCGGAGGCGGCGGGATGAACCCGCGCAAGATGAAACAGATGATGGAACAGATGGGTATCGATATGGAGGATATCGATGCCGAGGAAGTGATTATCCGGACCCCCGACGAGGAGCTCGTCTTCACGGACGCGGAGGTCCAGCTCATGGAGGCCCAGGGCCAGAAGACCTACCAGGTCGTCGGCGACCCGGAGAGCCGCGAGCGCGGCGATGGCACACCGGCTGTCGAGGCCGAGTCCTCGGGCGACTCGGACGCGGACAGCGGGGTCGACGAGGACGACGTCGAGCTCGTCGCGATGCGGACCGGTGTCGACGAGGACACCGCCCGCGAGGCCCTGGTTGCAAACGACGGCGACCTGGCGGACGCGGTCGACGAACTGGAGTAG
- a CDS encoding methyltransferase domain-containing protein yields the protein MYLFVHEDREYLLEPGERFESDLGILEVPAEVEPGDVVETHLGTAFTVRRLRGPDLFTHLERTGAPMMPRDVGLVAGKTGVAAGDRVLDAGTGTGILSAYMGRMGADVVTYEIDPDFADVARDNMAIAGVEDSVEVRTGDVTDDLDELSGFDVVTLDTEDAPVVVERTPTLLTRGGSLAVYSPFVENTREVVATAREVGLDGIETLDTIQREMDFDDRGSRPSTGGVGHTGYLTFARRP from the coding sequence GTGTACCTGTTCGTCCACGAGGACCGCGAGTACCTGCTCGAACCCGGCGAGCGCTTCGAGTCCGACCTCGGTATTCTGGAGGTGCCAGCGGAGGTCGAACCCGGCGACGTGGTCGAGACACATCTGGGCACCGCGTTCACCGTCCGCCGGCTGCGCGGGCCTGACCTCTTTACCCATCTGGAACGGACCGGCGCGCCGATGATGCCACGGGACGTGGGGCTGGTCGCCGGCAAGACCGGTGTCGCCGCCGGCGACCGGGTTCTGGACGCGGGCACCGGAACCGGCATCCTCAGCGCCTACATGGGCCGGATGGGCGCCGACGTGGTGACCTACGAGATAGACCCCGACTTCGCCGACGTCGCCCGCGACAACATGGCGATAGCGGGCGTCGAAGACAGCGTCGAGGTCCGCACCGGCGACGTGACCGACGACCTGGACGAGCTATCGGGCTTTGACGTGGTGACGCTGGACACCGAGGACGCCCCGGTCGTCGTCGAGCGGACGCCGACGCTGCTCACACGCGGGGGGTCGCTCGCGGTGTACTCGCCGTTTGTCGAGAACACCCGGGAGGTCGTCGCCACGGCCCGTGAGGTCGGACTCGACGGTATCGAGACGCTCGACACCATCCAGCGGGAGATGGATTTCGACGACCGCGGCTCCCGACCCTCGACCGGCGGCGTCGGCCACACCGGGTATCTGACGTTCGCAAGGCGGCCGTAG
- a CDS encoding transcription factor S produces MEFCDDCGSMMKTEDDMWICGSCGYEKARDAEADKKAVTTQGQESSEVVDTSEVDVEDMGPTTGARCPECGNDRAFYEMKQIRAADESETRFFTCTECEHKWREDDH; encoded by the coding sequence ATGGAATTCTGCGACGACTGCGGTTCGATGATGAAGACAGAGGACGATATGTGGATCTGTGGCAGCTGTGGCTACGAGAAGGCGCGCGACGCCGAGGCCGACAAGAAGGCGGTCACGACACAGGGCCAGGAGTCCTCCGAGGTCGTCGACACCTCCGAAGTCGACGTCGAGGACATGGGGCCGACGACGGGCGCACGCTGTCCGGAGTGTGGCAACGACCGGGCGTTCTACGAGATGAAACAGATTCGCGCCGCCGACGAGTCCGAGACCCGCTTTTTCACCTGTACCGAGTGCGAGCACAAGTGGCGCGAGGACGACCACTAG
- a CDS encoding DUF7139 domain-containing protein, which yields MTSLTDVYEGEVGRVATRRQQLVGSGLFLAGAAGLVGAIALATTGLGATLGLGDYAAREVAGIVAGVGLPAVVLGIFAVLPAGRRTRLTAVGGASVAVVGVLAFQQLYPYSWMADAPLLALATSTVYFTGVLTTFWCLFAALATFKTRNDPGGTARMAVTEEGTIKLVEESRSIPGLGGIGFFGREPDGDVETQTNRQAAATSDGGASQGGADGSELREQSATGSQRADSRQPDAGTQRSPSSATSGPTERELDPELANAGPEAAPTTDGGTTTATGRDPITETAVHRGEPDSYCGNCRHFQYVMDGEDVAPYCSFHEEPLDDMDACPAWVDKGP from the coding sequence ATGACCAGTTTGACGGACGTATACGAGGGGGAGGTCGGCCGCGTGGCGACGCGGCGCCAGCAGCTCGTCGGGAGCGGGTTGTTCCTGGCGGGGGCCGCGGGGCTCGTCGGCGCCATCGCGCTGGCGACCACCGGCCTCGGGGCGACGCTGGGACTGGGGGACTACGCGGCCCGGGAGGTCGCCGGTATCGTCGCCGGCGTCGGGCTGCCGGCGGTCGTGCTCGGCATCTTCGCCGTGCTCCCGGCCGGGCGTCGGACCCGGTTGACCGCGGTCGGCGGCGCCAGCGTCGCAGTGGTCGGGGTGCTCGCGTTCCAGCAGCTCTACCCCTACAGCTGGATGGCCGACGCCCCGCTGCTCGCCCTGGCTACCAGCACCGTCTACTTCACCGGGGTGCTGACGACGTTCTGGTGTCTGTTCGCCGCCCTGGCGACGTTCAAGACCCGCAACGACCCCGGCGGTACCGCCCGGATGGCGGTCACCGAGGAGGGGACCATCAAGCTCGTCGAGGAGTCGCGCTCGATTCCCGGCCTGGGGGGAATCGGGTTCTTCGGGCGCGAGCCGGACGGCGACGTCGAGACCCAGACCAACCGCCAGGCGGCGGCCACCAGCGACGGCGGGGCGAGCCAAGGCGGCGCCGACGGGAGCGAGCTCCGGGAGCAGTCCGCCACCGGCTCCCAGCGAGCCGACTCCCGACAGCCCGACGCCGGCACTCAGCGGTCTCCTTCCAGTGCTACCTCCGGCCCGACCGAACGCGAACTCGACCCGGAGCTTGCCAACGCCGGCCCGGAGGCCGCCCCCACCACCGACGGCGGGACCACGACCGCAACCGGTCGGGACCCCATCACCGAGACGGCGGTCCACCGCGGCGAACCCGACAGCTACTGCGGCAACTGCCGGCACTTCCAGTACGTGATGGACGGCGAGGACGTCGCCCCGTACTGCTCGTTCCACGAGGAGCCCCTCGACGACATGGACGCCTGCCCCGCCTGGGTAGACAAGGGCCCGTGA
- a CDS encoding DUF5789 family protein yields MSDEDSEEEAEPAVELGEGPDVEGAPLSRVTARLTWGIEHSTVVDREGDTTIRTPEGPQELASVLESVDETYFPDRQEFEAAVREVIGTGPVPTE; encoded by the coding sequence ATGAGCGACGAGGACAGCGAGGAAGAGGCGGAACCGGCCGTCGAACTCGGCGAGGGGCCCGACGTCGAGGGCGCCCCGCTCTCGCGGGTGACCGCACGGCTCACGTGGGGTATCGAACACAGCACCGTCGTCGACCGGGAGGGCGACACGACGATACGGACGCCGGAGGGGCCACAGGAGCTGGCGTCGGTGCTGGAGTCGGTCGACGAGACGTACTTCCCGGACCGACAGGAGTTCGAGGCCGCGGTGCGGGAGGTCATCGGCACCGGCCCGGTCCCGACGGAGTAA
- the nreA gene encoding DNA repair protein NreA: protein MRLDEFIEGYERDEAAEKRRLAEEKSYAITDHLEDVERQFDEALQGDALFGSTAPEIFVGRSGYPNVSTGLLSPVDRDAAAEGYATSGDWYSEGLGIEDVLQRRTGMLNSTRTTAVDAVQSGGRRGRDTGTAYDVWEGFVGVQREVAIADHPVDVEVGLDGKPDIDLSFDDVGTPTGPRATATGADLAENPHVPRAVEKTLEDDDWQAQGAMTYLYRRGFDVYDINTILSAGALGQASERSLVPTRWSITAVDDTVGQYLRGTLRNSDTIDKPELWYNEYMGNRYWVLLSPGRWEFELVEMKAPQSVWNPRPGTGYYMSSAYEGYEGRTGYVEETAGAYYAARLGALEHLRDRGRQAKCLVLREITDEYWAPVGVWQVREGVRNAFDGEPGVGQTFGETLDAVADQLPVPMGALRRKSELVAGLQSQLSDF from the coding sequence ATGCGACTCGACGAGTTCATCGAGGGGTACGAGCGCGACGAGGCCGCGGAGAAGCGCCGCCTCGCCGAGGAGAAGTCCTACGCCATCACCGACCACCTCGAAGACGTCGAGCGACAGTTCGACGAGGCCCTGCAGGGCGACGCGCTGTTTGGCTCGACGGCCCCCGAAATCTTCGTCGGCCGGTCGGGCTACCCGAACGTCTCGACGGGGTTGCTCTCGCCGGTCGACCGCGACGCCGCCGCCGAGGGGTACGCCACCAGCGGCGACTGGTACAGCGAGGGGCTGGGTATCGAGGACGTGCTCCAGCGCCGGACGGGCATGCTGAACTCGACGCGGACGACCGCCGTCGACGCCGTGCAGTCCGGCGGCCGTCGGGGCCGGGACACCGGCACCGCCTACGACGTGTGGGAGGGGTTTGTCGGCGTCCAGCGCGAGGTCGCCATCGCCGACCACCCGGTCGACGTGGAAGTGGGCCTCGATGGCAAGCCCGACATCGACCTCTCCTTCGACGACGTGGGGACTCCGACCGGGCCGCGCGCGACGGCGACGGGCGCGGACCTCGCCGAGAACCCCCACGTCCCCAGAGCCGTCGAGAAGACGCTCGAAGACGACGACTGGCAGGCCCAGGGCGCGATGACCTATCTCTACCGGCGGGGGTTCGACGTCTACGACATCAACACCATCCTGTCGGCGGGAGCGCTGGGCCAGGCCAGCGAGCGGTCGCTGGTGCCCACGCGGTGGTCGATTACCGCGGTCGACGACACGGTCGGGCAGTACCTCCGCGGCACGCTCAGGAACAGCGACACCATCGACAAGCCCGAACTCTGGTACAACGAGTACATGGGCAACCGCTACTGGGTCCTCCTCTCGCCGGGCCGCTGGGAGTTCGAGCTCGTCGAGATGAAAGCGCCACAGAGCGTCTGGAACCCCCGACCCGGGACGGGCTACTACATGTCCAGCGCCTACGAGGGGTACGAGGGCCGGACCGGCTACGTCGAGGAGACCGCCGGGGCCTACTACGCCGCCCGCCTGGGCGCGCTGGAGCACCTCCGGGACCGGGGCCGCCAGGCGAAGTGTCTCGTGCTCCGGGAGATCACCGACGAGTACTGGGCGCCCGTTGGCGTGTGGCAGGTCCGCGAAGGCGTCCGCAACGCCTTCGACGGGGAGCCGGGCGTGGGGCAGACGTTCGGCGAGACCCTGGACGCGGTGGCCGACCAGTTGCCCGTCCCGATGGGCGCGCTCCGGCGCAAGTCCGAACTCGTCGCCGGCCTGCAGTCACAGCTCTCGGACTTCTGA
- the rnhA gene encoding ribonuclease HI, which translates to MPVIECDPDAARETLAESGVDITDGNTDHERWRATYGGATAVAYDDKVVVQGGDTAQLEALLRGDSGGRVHVYFDGACRGNPGPSSVGYVLVEDGGIVTEGGETIGRATNNQAEYAALIRALEVAADYGFDEPHIRGDSELIVKQVRGEWDTNDPELRERRVRVRELLMGFDDWQIEHVPREINDRADELANDALDDA; encoded by the coding sequence ATGCCCGTTATCGAGTGCGACCCCGACGCCGCCCGCGAGACACTCGCCGAGTCCGGCGTCGATATCACGGACGGCAACACCGACCACGAGCGCTGGCGCGCGACCTATGGCGGCGCGACGGCGGTCGCCTACGACGACAAGGTGGTCGTTCAGGGCGGCGACACCGCGCAACTGGAAGCCCTGTTGCGCGGTGACAGCGGCGGGCGCGTCCACGTCTACTTCGACGGCGCCTGCCGGGGCAACCCCGGGCCCTCGTCGGTCGGCTACGTGCTGGTCGAGGACGGCGGTATCGTCACCGAGGGCGGCGAGACCATCGGCCGCGCGACGAACAATCAGGCCGAGTACGCCGCCCTCATCAGGGCCCTGGAGGTCGCCGCCGACTACGGCTTCGACGAGCCCCACATCCGGGGCGACTCCGAACTCATCGTCAAGCAGGTCCGCGGGGAGTGGGACACGAACGACCCCGAACTCCGCGAGCGGCGCGTGCGCGTCCGGGAACTGCTCATGGGCTTTGACGACTGGCAGATAGAACACGTTCCGCGGGAGATAAACGACCGCGCCGACGAACTGGCAAACGACGCACTGGACGATGCCTGA
- a CDS encoding DUF7108 family protein — MPDLPADTRDEVERLTRLARQAVDEGAAAAYRDQRAALLDDYDYDARIREEDTGDVLVCYPSEWVEDGVIQPDRVEDTDRGVEIRLSGPGDPDEWDEVEERNRAVVEAVRDDHGETHAATVRALADFMGNHYAKPIAEATPDELAEFREEYFQRNVWPTEEQRELLDDSVQLAIEKAERA; from the coding sequence ATGCCTGACCTCCCAGCCGATACGCGAGACGAGGTGGAACGACTCACGCGACTGGCCCGACAGGCCGTCGACGAGGGCGCGGCGGCCGCCTACCGCGACCAGCGAGCGGCGCTGCTCGACGACTACGACTACGACGCGCGCATCCGCGAGGAGGACACCGGCGACGTGCTCGTCTGTTACCCCTCGGAGTGGGTCGAGGACGGCGTCATCCAGCCCGACCGCGTCGAGGACACGGACCGCGGCGTCGAGATTCGCCTCTCGGGACCGGGGGACCCGGACGAGTGGGACGAGGTCGAAGAGCGAAACCGGGCCGTCGTCGAGGCGGTCCGGGACGACCACGGCGAGACCCACGCGGCGACGGTGCGCGCGCTGGCGGACTTCATGGGGAACCATTATGCAAAGCCTATCGCCGAAGCCACGCCCGACGAGCTGGCCGAGTTCCGGGAGGAGTACTTCCAGCGGAACGTCTGGCCGACCGAGGAACAGCGCGAACTGCTGGATGACTCTGTTCAGTTAGCGATCGAAAAAGCCGAACGCGCGTAG
- a CDS encoding PadR family transcriptional regulator: MSEAQSVASSPGIAKDLTAFQQNILVILAEEPRYGLAIKRELESYYSDEVNHGRLYPNLDDLVEMDLVEKSELDKRTNQYSLTEEGKEAVLDQLGWEFSKFVTGGDRADELHDLVDGQA; the protein is encoded by the coding sequence ATGTCAGAGGCACAATCCGTAGCGAGCAGCCCTGGTATCGCAAAAGACCTAACCGCGTTTCAACAGAACATCCTCGTAATACTCGCCGAAGAGCCACGGTACGGTCTGGCTATCAAGCGAGAACTGGAGTCTTACTACAGTGACGAGGTCAACCACGGTCGGCTTTACCCCAACCTCGACGACCTCGTCGAGATGGACCTCGTCGAGAAGAGCGAACTCGACAAGCGAACGAACCAGTACTCCCTGACCGAAGAAGGTAAGGAAGCGGTACTGGACCAGCTCGGCTGGGAGTTCTCGAAGTTCGTCACCGGCGGCGACCGCGCCGACGAGCTCCACGACCTGGTCGACGGCCAGGCGTAA
- a CDS encoding inorganic diphosphatase has protein sequence MTNLWEDLETGPNPPEEIYAVVECLKGERNKYEYDKDIPGVVLDRVLHSNVHYPSDYGFIPQSYYDDEDPFDVLVLVEDQTFPGCVVEARPVALMKMDDDGEQDDKVIAVPTEDPRYDHIEDLEDIPQQTLDEIDEFFSTYKNLEEGKEVETLGWEDKQAAMDAIEHAQDLYDEHFN, from the coding sequence ATGACGAACCTCTGGGAAGACCTCGAAACCGGACCGAACCCGCCCGAAGAGATCTACGCCGTCGTCGAGTGTCTCAAAGGTGAGCGCAACAAGTACGAGTACGACAAGGACATCCCCGGAGTCGTGCTGGACCGGGTGCTGCACTCGAACGTCCACTACCCCTCCGACTACGGCTTCATCCCGCAGTCGTACTACGACGACGAGGACCCCTTCGACGTGCTCGTCCTCGTCGAGGACCAGACGTTCCCCGGCTGTGTCGTCGAGGCCCGACCGGTCGCCCTGATGAAGATGGACGACGACGGCGAGCAGGACGACAAGGTCATCGCCGTCCCGACCGAGGACCCCCGCTACGACCACATCGAGGACCTGGAGGACATCCCACAGCAGACCCTCGACGAGATAGACGAGTTCTTCTCGACCTACAAGAACCTGGAGGAGGGCAAGGAAGTCGAGACGCTGGGCTGGGAGGACAAGCAGGCCGCGATGGACGCCATCGAACACGCACAGGACCTCTACGACGAGCACTTCAACTGA
- a CDS encoding alkaline phosphatase family protein gives MGLFDRLKGDDAPRVAFFGIDGVPYSLIDEHPDVFPNLTELKESGAAGPIDSIVPPESSACWPALTTGVNPGETGVYGFQDREVGSYDTYVPMGRDVQATRLWDRITDAGRDATVLNVPVTFPPQRNVQRMVSGFLSPGVDKAAYPDDLRDYLQANDYRIDVNAKLGHDDDKTEFVEDAHRTLEKRYEAFSHYVEQDDWDLFFGVFMTTDRVNHFLFKHYEQDGEYQEEFFDFYRKVDEYLGKLREQLDDDVTMVVASDHGFTTLDYEVHFNEWLEQEGWLDFADEDHSELGDISEDTKAYSLIPGRFYINLDGREPNGGVSEDEYESVRDDLKEKLEALEGPNGNPVADRVVTREDAFRGDHSDIAPDLVVVPNHGFDLKAGFKGSEEVFDVGPRNGMHSFDNATLLVDDADARITDADLYDIAPTILDLMDHDYDRTEFDGSSLV, from the coding sequence ATGGGACTATTCGACCGTCTGAAAGGCGACGACGCGCCGCGCGTGGCCTTCTTCGGCATCGACGGGGTGCCGTACAGCCTCATCGACGAGCATCCGGACGTGTTTCCGAACCTCACCGAGCTCAAGGAGTCGGGCGCGGCCGGCCCCATCGACAGCATCGTGCCGCCGGAGTCGAGCGCCTGCTGGCCGGCCCTGACGACCGGCGTCAACCCCGGCGAGACCGGCGTCTACGGCTTCCAGGACCGCGAGGTCGGCTCCTACGACACCTACGTCCCCATGGGTCGGGACGTCCAGGCCACCCGGCTCTGGGACCGCATCACTGACGCTGGCCGGGACGCCACCGTGCTGAACGTCCCCGTCACTTTCCCGCCACAGCGCAACGTCCAGCGGATGGTCTCGGGCTTCCTCTCGCCCGGCGTCGACAAGGCCGCCTATCCGGACGACCTGCGTGATTACCTCCAGGCCAACGACTACCGCATCGACGTCAACGCCAAACTGGGCCACGACGACGACAAGACGGAGTTCGTCGAGGACGCACACCGGACGCTGGAGAAGCGCTACGAAGCGTTCTCCCACTACGTCGAACAGGACGACTGGGACCTCTTTTTCGGCGTCTTCATGACCACCGACCGGGTGAACCACTTCCTGTTCAAACACTACGAGCAGGACGGCGAGTACCAGGAGGAGTTCTTCGACTTCTACCGCAAGGTCGACGAGTACCTCGGCAAGCTGCGTGAGCAGCTCGACGACGACGTGACGATGGTCGTCGCCTCCGACCACGGCTTCACCACCCTCGACTACGAGGTCCACTTCAACGAGTGGCTCGAACAGGAGGGGTGGCTGGACTTTGCCGACGAGGACCACTCCGAACTCGGCGACATCAGCGAGGACACCAAGGCCTACTCGCTCATTCCGGGGCGGTTCTACATCAACCTCGACGGCCGCGAACCCAACGGCGGCGTCAGCGAGGACGAGTACGAATCCGTGCGCGATGACCTCAAGGAGAAACTCGAAGCGCTGGAGGGCCCCAACGGCAACCCGGTCGCCGACCGCGTCGTCACCCGCGAGGACGCCTTCCGGGGCGACCACAGCGACATCGCCCCGGACCTCGTCGTCGTCCCGAACCACGGCTTCGACCTCAAAGCCGGCTTCAAGGGCAGCGAGGAGGTCTTCGACGTCGGCCCGCGCAACGGGATGCACTCTTTCGACAACGCCACGCTGCTCGTCGACGACGCGGACGCCCGCATCACGGACGCCGACCTCTACGACATCGCGCCCACGATTCTGGACCTGATGGACCACGACTACGACCGGACCGAGTTCGACGGCTCCAGTCTCGTCTGA